From one Thalassospira lucentensis genomic stretch:
- the murC gene encoding UDP-N-acetylmuramate--L-alanine ligase — protein sequence MNTLPLNIGTIHFVGIGGIGMSGIAEILHNLGYTVQGSDISDNANVQRLRDLGIRVFVGHQAANVEDAKVVVISTAVKPDNPEVVAARADMIPVVRRSEMLAELMRLKAAIAVGGTHGKTTTTSLVATMLDAAGLDPTVINGGIINSYGTNARLGDGDWMVVEADESDGTFVKVPSTISVVTNIDPEHLDHWKNFDQLRDAFKNFVQNIPFYGFAVLCIDHPEVQALIGKVTDRRIFTFGFSPQADVRAVNVRTEIGQSTFDVVIRERVDSEERVIRDVRLPMVGDHNVSNSLAAITVALELGIPDDKIVSAFDGFTGVKRRFTKTGEVDGVTIIDDYGHHPVEIKAVLKAARKATENNVIAVVQPHRYSRLHDLFEEFCTCFNDADSVIVADVYEAGESPIEGANRDALVEGLRNRGHRHVAALEGPESLASMIAKEAKPGDLVVCLGAGSISAWANALPAQLEALKN from the coding sequence GCCGAAATCCTGCACAACCTTGGTTACACGGTGCAGGGGTCCGATATTTCCGACAATGCCAATGTGCAGCGCCTGCGCGATCTGGGGATCAGGGTTTTCGTCGGTCATCAGGCCGCCAATGTCGAAGACGCCAAGGTGGTGGTGATCTCCACCGCCGTCAAACCCGACAACCCCGAAGTCGTCGCCGCGCGTGCTGATATGATCCCGGTTGTCCGCCGCTCCGAAATGCTGGCCGAACTGATGCGGCTCAAGGCCGCGATTGCGGTGGGTGGCACGCATGGCAAAACCACCACCACCTCGCTGGTGGCCACCATGCTCGATGCCGCAGGGCTTGATCCGACCGTGATCAATGGCGGCATCATCAATTCCTATGGCACCAATGCGCGCCTTGGCGATGGTGACTGGATGGTGGTCGAGGCCGATGAGTCTGATGGCACGTTCGTTAAGGTCCCCTCGACCATTTCGGTCGTGACCAATATCGACCCGGAACATCTTGATCACTGGAAAAACTTTGATCAGCTGCGCGATGCCTTCAAGAACTTCGTTCAGAACATCCCGTTCTATGGCTTTGCGGTTCTGTGCATCGACCACCCCGAAGTCCAGGCCCTGATCGGCAAGGTCACGGACCGCCGCATCTTTACCTTTGGCTTCTCCCCACAGGCCGATGTGCGTGCGGTCAATGTCCGTACCGAAATCGGCCAAAGCACCTTTGACGTGGTTATTCGCGAACGGGTCGATAGCGAGGAACGCGTGATCAGGGATGTCCGCCTGCCGATGGTTGGCGATCATAACGTGTCAAACTCGCTGGCCGCGATCACGGTCGCGCTCGAACTTGGCATTCCTGACGATAAAATCGTCTCTGCCTTTGACGGTTTCACCGGCGTCAAACGCCGCTTTACCAAAACCGGCGAGGTCGATGGTGTCACCATCATCGATGATTACGGCCACCACCCGGTCGAAATCAAGGCGGTGCTGAAAGCCGCCCGCAAGGCAACCGAAAACAACGTCATCGCCGTGGTTCAGCCGCACCGCTATTCGCGCCTGCATGACCTGTTCGAGGAATTCTGCACCTGCTTTAACGATGCCGACAGCGTGATCGTCGCCGACGTTTACGAAGCCGGCGAAAGCCCGATTGAAGGTGCCAATCGCGACGCACTGGTCGAAGGGCTGCGCAATCGCGGCCACCGCCATGTCGCCGCCCTTGAAGGCCCGGAATCACTGGCAAGCATGATCGCCAAGGAGGCCAAACCGGGCGATCTGGTCGTCTGCCTGGGTGCCGGATCGATCAGCGCATGGGCCAACGCCCTGCCCGCACAGCTTGAAGCGCTTAAGAACTGA